The Myxococcales bacterium genome has a segment encoding these proteins:
- a CDS encoding FAD-binding oxidoreductase produces the protein MNLAPSQLTSGIKERLRAIVGDANISLTDIDRLSYCHDNNPMFNLATNEGRIGPLPDVIVWPADTAQVVQIVRLANETRTPIIPYGAGSGVCGGIVALHGGIILDLKKMKRILEIDEKSLTVRAETGILGQLLELELNRRGYTMGHFPSSIYSSTLGGYLAARSAGQLSAKYGKIEDMVLALEAVLGTGEILRTQAAPRAAQGPDWNQMLIGSEGTLGIITEATVRIRPLPAARHFLSFHFDSIEAGVEAMRMLMRHDLQPAAMRLYDELDTALVGNKSKEGESNESYLDLLPLSQFGNVVQGLVPGAIKRAKRFFGQRADLINTLERFAKGCLMVLTFEGDEELSREDKNLATLICEKLGGKNRGPEPAQRWWKNRYHVSYQQSKIFFHGAFVDTIEMATSWRRVPTLYHEVRRAVKDQAFIMAHFSHAYLDGCSVYFTFVTAAQSVDKAEAAYRAVWDAAVAACHRVGGTLSHHHGIGLSKARFMSEEHGAAMQLFEALKREMDPNGILNPAKMGL, from the coding sequence ATGAACCTGGCACCGAGTCAGCTAACCAGCGGAATTAAGGAACGATTGCGGGCCATTGTCGGCGACGCCAATATCTCGCTCACCGACATCGATCGTCTTTCCTATTGCCACGACAACAACCCGATGTTCAATCTGGCGACGAACGAAGGACGCATCGGACCCTTGCCGGATGTGATCGTCTGGCCGGCCGATACCGCGCAGGTGGTACAGATCGTGCGCCTGGCCAACGAAACGCGCACGCCGATCATCCCCTACGGCGCGGGCAGCGGCGTTTGCGGCGGCATCGTGGCGCTGCACGGCGGCATCATTCTCGACCTCAAGAAGATGAAGCGGATTCTTGAAATCGACGAGAAATCGCTGACCGTCCGGGCCGAGACGGGCATTCTCGGCCAATTGCTGGAACTGGAACTGAACCGCCGCGGCTATACCATGGGCCACTTTCCGAGCTCGATCTACAGCTCGACCCTCGGCGGCTACCTGGCGGCGCGCAGCGCCGGTCAGCTCTCGGCGAAATACGGCAAGATCGAGGACATGGTGCTGGCGCTGGAAGCGGTGCTGGGCACGGGCGAAATCCTGCGGACCCAGGCGGCGCCGCGCGCCGCGCAGGGACCGGATTGGAACCAAATGCTGATCGGTTCCGAAGGCACGCTGGGCATCATCACCGAGGCCACCGTGCGCATCCGGCCGCTGCCGGCGGCGCGGCATTTTCTCTCGTTTCATTTCGACAGCATCGAGGCGGGCGTCGAGGCGATGCGCATGTTGATGCGCCACGATCTGCAGCCGGCCGCGATGCGCCTCTACGACGAACTGGACACCGCGCTGGTCGGCAACAAATCCAAGGAAGGCGAGAGCAACGAAAGCTACCTCGACCTCTTGCCGCTGTCGCAGTTCGGCAACGTGGTGCAGGGACTGGTGCCCGGGGCGATCAAACGGGCCAAGCGGTTTTTCGGCCAACGCGCCGACCTGATCAACACCCTCGAACGATTCGCGAAGGGCTGCCTGATGGTGCTGACCTTCGAGGGCGACGAGGAGTTGTCGCGCGAGGACAAGAATCTGGCGACGCTGATCTGCGAAAAGCTCGGCGGCAAGAACCGCGGTCCCGAACCGGCGCAGCGCTGGTGGAAAAACCGCTACCACGTTTCCTATCAGCAATCGAAGATTTTCTTCCACGGCGCGTTCGTGGATACGATCGAGATGGCGACCTCCTGGCGGCGCGTGCCGACGCTCTACCACGAGGTGCGGCGGGCGGTGAAGGACCAGGCGTTCATCATGGCGCACTTTTCGCACGCCTATCTCGACGGCTGTTCGGTGTATTTCACCTTCGTCACGGCGGCGCAGTCGGTGGACAAGGCCGAGGCCGCCTATCGCGCCGTCTGGGACGCGGCGGTGGCCGCCTGCCATCGGGTGGGAGGCACGCTGAGCCACCACCACGGCATCGGTTTAAGCAAGGCCCGGTTCATGAGCGAGGAGCACGGCGCCGCGATGCAGCTCTTCGAGGCCTTGAAGCGGGAGATGGATCCCAACGGCATTCTCAACCCGGCGAAAATGGGGCTCTGA
- a CDS encoding FAD-binding oxidoreductase has product MTTPTARRHVNVELLNRLRDVLGGTRVSHGTLDGISYSRDLWPRGTLDVRRGRIENRPELIAWPETTEEVSRILRICNEMRVPVVPFGAGSGMCGAAVPRRGGIILDLKRMKQVERISDQSNLVVCQPGILGAHLERELNRHGYTLGHLPGSLGTSTVGGYLATRSAGLAATYYGKIEDMVISLQVVLPDGTVVTTRTAPRRATGPDFNHLFLGSEGALGVITRTHLRIHLLPEAYFFRGLAFKNLAAGLESLRLILRCGMRPLFVRLCDEDDTATTMNELGIAVRGCLLVLIFGGGAGMVELSGRKAVEICRGLDGRDHGEEPARVWYEHRYAEHYRQSEILAEPETIFDTIEVAATWRDIEGVYRAVRGAVPKEIRLAAHVPHAYPEGCSLEFTMTGRAKAKKDLELYDRAWSLVLDALGKNGGVLSHHHGIGLQKDKWRARQQPVAETLLRALKRQLDPYDILNPGKFDGEPEDAC; this is encoded by the coding sequence ATGACCACGCCAACCGCGCGCCGTCACGTCAACGTCGAATTGCTCAACCGCCTCCGGGACGTGCTGGGAGGGACGCGAGTCAGCCACGGCACGCTCGACGGCATCAGCTACAGCCGCGACCTGTGGCCGCGCGGCACCCTGGACGTCCGCCGGGGCCGGATCGAAAACCGCCCGGAACTGATCGCCTGGCCGGAGACGACCGAGGAGGTCAGCCGCATCCTGCGCATCTGCAACGAGATGCGCGTGCCCGTCGTGCCGTTCGGCGCGGGCAGCGGGATGTGCGGCGCGGCCGTGCCGCGGCGCGGCGGCATCATCCTGGACCTGAAGCGGATGAAGCAGGTGGAGCGCATCAGCGACCAGAGCAACCTGGTGGTCTGCCAGCCGGGCATTCTGGGCGCGCACCTCGAGCGCGAACTCAACCGGCACGGTTACACGCTGGGCCATCTGCCGGGTTCGCTCGGCACTTCCACCGTCGGCGGGTACCTCGCGACGCGCAGCGCCGGCCTGGCCGCCACCTATTACGGCAAAATCGAAGACATGGTCATCAGCCTGCAAGTGGTGCTGCCCGACGGCACGGTCGTCACCACCCGCACCGCGCCGCGCCGCGCCACCGGCCCCGATTTCAATCATTTGTTTCTCGGGTCCGAAGGCGCGTTGGGCGTGATCACCCGTACCCACCTGCGCATCCATTTGCTGCCGGAAGCCTATTTCTTCCGCGGGCTGGCGTTTAAAAACCTGGCCGCCGGGCTGGAAAGCCTGCGCCTGATACTCCGTTGCGGCATGCGGCCGCTGTTCGTGCGGCTCTGCGACGAGGACGATACCGCCACGACGATGAACGAACTGGGCATCGCCGTGCGCGGCTGCCTGTTGGTGCTGATTTTCGGCGGCGGCGCCGGAATGGTCGAACTGAGCGGGCGCAAGGCGGTGGAAATCTGCCGCGGCCTCGACGGTCGCGATCACGGCGAGGAGCCGGCGCGCGTCTGGTACGAACACCGTTACGCCGAACATTATCGCCAGAGCGAAATCCTCGCCGAGCCCGAGACGATTTTCGACACCATCGAAGTCGCCGCCACCTGGCGGGACATCGAGGGCGTCTATCGGGCGGTGCGCGGCGCCGTGCCCAAGGAAATCCGCCTGGCCGCGCACGTGCCGCACGCCTATCCCGAGGGCTGCTCGCTGGAATTCACGATGACCGGCCGCGCCAAGGCGAAAAAGGATCTGGAACTTTACGATCGCGCCTGGTCGCTGGTGCTCGACGCGCTGGGGAAAAACGGCGGCGTGCTGAGCCACCACCACGGCATCGGCCTGCAGAAAGACAAGTGGCGCGCCCGGCAACAGCCGGTGGCCGAAACGCTGTTGCGCGCCCTCAAGCGGCAACTGGATCCGTACGACATTCTCAATCCCGGCAAATTCGACGGCGAACCGGAGGACGCATGCTGA
- a CDS encoding transcriptional repressor, whose amino-acid sequence MRCTNERDEIVRALATTKKHFKIEDLVKDLAARGMIASRATVYRTIPLLVEAGLVRVAETSPGAEYTYEYIYGQEHHDHLFCVRCGQHIEFEESSIERLQEEVAERYNFKLIGHRLDLYGLCSACASKLAAEDAPAASLAAAPGNL is encoded by the coding sequence ATGCGTTGCACCAACGAACGCGACGAAATCGTCCGCGCGCTGGCGACCACCAAAAAGCATTTCAAGATCGAGGATCTGGTCAAGGATCTGGCGGCGCGGGGGATGATCGCCAGCCGGGCGACCGTTTATCGGACCATCCCGCTCCTGGTGGAGGCCGGGTTGGTTCGGGTGGCGGAAACCTCGCCGGGCGCGGAATACACCTACGAATACATCTACGGCCAGGAACACCACGATCACCTGTTCTGCGTGCGTTGCGGGCAGCACATCGAGTTCGAGGAATCGAGCATCGAACGGCTGCAGGAAGAGGTTGCCGAACGCTACAACTTCAAGTTGATCGGACACCGCCTGGATCTGTACGGCCTGTGCTCCGCCTGTGCGTCGAAACTGGCCGCCGAGGACGCCCCGGCCGCTTCGTTGGCAGCCGCGCCGGGCAATCTGTAG
- the mobB gene encoding molybdopterin-guanine dinucleotide biosynthesis protein B has protein sequence MIPIVAVVGTSGCGKTTLVCCLVEELTARGYCLATLKHHPGDFDIDHEGKDSFRHREAGSRQAMIASENRLAIVRRLDREMTIEEIAATLPQDIDLLLVEGYKRAAVPKIEVWRQAQADPTLVCSGDPHWIALVTDFPHDVEVPVFDLNQPEQVADFLERRFLTNRICS, from the coding sequence ATGATTCCGATCGTCGCGGTGGTCGGCACCTCGGGGTGCGGCAAGACCACACTGGTGTGTTGCCTGGTGGAAGAGTTGACGGCCCGCGGCTATTGCTTGGCCACGCTCAAGCATCACCCCGGCGACTTCGACATCGACCACGAAGGCAAGGACAGCTTTCGCCACCGCGAGGCCGGTTCGCGGCAGGCGATGATCGCTTCCGAAAACCGCCTGGCGATCGTGCGGCGGCTCGATCGGGAAATGACCATCGAGGAAATCGCCGCGACCCTGCCTCAGGATATCGACCTGCTGCTCGTCGAAGGATACAAAAGGGCGGCGGTGCCCAAGATCGAGGTTTGGCGGCAAGCGCAAGCCGATCCCACCCTGGTTTGCTCCGGCGATCCGCACTGGATCGCCCTGGTCACCGATTTTCCCCACGACGTGGAAGTGCCGGTCTTCGATTTGAACCAGCCGGAACAGGTCGCGGATTTTTTGGAGCGGCGGTTTCTGACCAACCGGATTTGTTCATAG